The Streptomyces sp. HUAS MG91 sequence GGCGGACGGTGTTCTTCGGGCTGGCCGTGCTCACCGTGATCCCGGCGGCGGCCGCCGTCCTGCTGCTGCGCGGCCGGCCGATGCGGGCCGACGCGGTATCCGCCGAACCGCCGCCCCGGCCACCGCTGTTGGTCGCCGGTGTGGTGAGCGTGGCGGCGGCGCTGACCCAGTTCGGGGTCTCGGAGTGGGACGTCGTGCACATGCTGTGTACGGGGACGGGGCTCGCGGCGCTGGTCGTGCTCGCCCCGCGCCTGTTGCCGCCCGGCACCTGGCGGGCCGCTCCCGGGCTCCCGGCGACGGCGTTGCTGCGGGCGCTGACCTCGGGCGCGTACTTCACGCTCGAAGCCTTCGTGCCGCTGATGCTGACGACGGCGCGGCGGGTGCCGGAGGTGGTCGTCGGGCTCGCGTTCACCGGGGCCGCGCTGGGGTGGGCCGGGGCGTCGTGGGTGCAGGGGCGGTTGCAGAACCGGGTTCCGCGGGACCTGATGGTGCGTGTGGGGGCCGGGGTGATGGCGGTGGCGGTGGTGCTCGCCGGGTTCTGCACGCTGCGTGCGGTGCCGGCCGCGGTGGCGGTGGCGTCGATGGTGCTGGCCGCCGTGGGGATGGGGTGGGCGGCGCCTTCTCTGACCCTGCTCTCCCTCGCGCACAGTCCGGCGGATCGGCAGGGGGCGGCGAGCAGTGCGATGCAGACGTCCCAGAACCTCGGCCAGACCGTCGTTCTCGCTGTGGCGTCGGGGCTGTTCAGCGCCGTCTCCGCGATGGGCTCCGGGCGGCTTTCGGGGTTCGCGGGGGCGTTCGTGCTGTTGCTGCTGCCGGTCGTCGGTGCGGGCGCCCTGACCGGCCGGACCCGGGTCCCACTCCCGTCCCCCGCTTCCCTCCGCGCCTCGCGCCGTGGCCGGTCGCGCAGTTCCCCGCGCCCCTAGAACCATCCGTCACGCGCGGCTCTCGTCGTGGCTGGTCGCGCAGTTCCCCGCGCCCCTGGAAACCAGTTCTCACGCGCGGCTCTCGTCGTGGCTGGTCGCGCAGTTCCCCGCGCCCCTGAGAGGCCTGCGGCCTCCAGGGGAGGCTGCGCGTCAGCGCATGCCTCAGGGGCGCGGGGAACTGCGCGAGAAGCGGCCACCGGGCCGCGCGTGACGAACTACCCAGGGGCGCGGGGAACTGCGCGAGAAGCCCCACCGGGCGGCAGCCGAACGACAGCCCAGCCCGGCAGGGGCGCCCCCGCGCACCCGCCCCGGGACCCGGAAATCACGCCCCCACGTACCGAGCCAGATGCTCCCCGGTCAACGTGGATCGCTCGGCCACCAGATCCCCCGGCGTCCCCTCGAACACGACCCGCCCGCCGTCGTGCCCGGCCCCCGGCCCCAGATCGATGATCCAGTCCGCGTGAGCCATCACCGCGGGATGGTGCTCGACCACGATCACCGTCCTGCCGGAGTCGACCAACCGGTCGAGCAGGCCGAGGAGTTGTTCCACGTCGGCCAGGTGGAGCCCGGTCGTCGGCTCGTCGATGACGTAGACGGTGCCGGCCCCGCCACCCGCGGCCCCCCTGCCGACCAGATGCGTCGCCAGCTTCAGACGCTGGCGCTCCCCGCCGGACAGCGTGGTGAGCGGCTGGCCGAGGGTGAGGTAGCCGAGGCCGACGTCGGCGAGCCGGGTGAGGATCTTGTGGGCGGCCGGGGTACGGGCAGGACCGTCGGCGAAGAA is a genomic window containing:
- a CDS encoding MFS transporter yields the protein MFLSGFAALAVLPMLPVAARDLDGVGLYPLVAGAFVAASLLGGMLGGAWADRAGARLPLMVGVVLTVATLIISATSTSIWQLAFGRFTDGIAAGLVAVSVNAAIGQSYPDHVRARALALMSTCWIVPSLTGPPLAGLVAAWSSWRTVFFGLAVLTVIPAAAAVLLLRGRPMRADAVSAEPPPRPPLLVAGVVSVAAALTQFGVSEWDVVHMLCTGTGLAALVVLAPRLLPPGTWRAAPGLPATALLRALTSGAYFTLEAFVPLMLTTARRVPEVVVGLAFTGAALGWAGASWVQGRLQNRVPRDLMVRVGAGVMAVAVVLAGFCTLRAVPAAVAVASMVLAAVGMGWAAPSLTLLSLAHSPADRQGAASSAMQTSQNLGQTVVLAVASGLFSAVSAMGSGRLSGFAGAFVLLLLPVVGAGALTGRTRVPLPSPASLRASRRGRSRSSPRP